In one Dreissena polymorpha isolate Duluth1 chromosome 7, UMN_Dpol_1.0, whole genome shotgun sequence genomic region, the following are encoded:
- the LOC127838375 gene encoding uncharacterized protein LOC127838375, whose protein sequence is MACAVNPNGDRIYLINEEYNQLVTIASNGTLISEKNIHVLKRNPELAQPVPSGLHVTDNGQVLVCGGMSDPNAIVQVNDNGKYLATLATVVTGKDGVKSPISACYRNQSGALIVGMWNDDSIMVFYTREYYA, encoded by the exons ATGGCATGTGCAGTCAATCCAAATGGAGACAGGATATATTTGATAAATGAGGAATATAACCAGCTAGTCACAATCGCCAGTAATGGCACATTGATCTCGGAAAAGAACATCCATGTCCTGAAGAGGAATCCTGAATTAGCCCAACCTGTCCCATCTGGTCTGCATGTTACAGACAATGGACAAGTTCTGGTGTGTGGAGGTATGTCAGACCCAAACGCAATCGTCCAGGTAAACGATAATGGTAAATATCTAGCGACACTGGCAACTGTGGTGACAGGAAAAGATGGTGTCAAAAGCCCAATCTCTGCCTGCTACAGAAATCAATCTGGCGCACTAATTGTGGGAATGTGGAACGATGACAGCATCATGGTATTTTACACAAG AGAGTATTACGCCTAA
- the LOC127840105 gene encoding uncharacterized protein LOC127840105 yields MYSNVYLLYSARFHFKLLQVLMNTVMACAVSPNGDRIYLTNEHSNQLITLSTIHCTVISKLDLNVLKTSSELAQPAHHGLHVTDMGNVPMCGSVSPNSIVQVDKHGIEVLATVLTEEDGVKSPTSVYYSQQTGSLIVEM; encoded by the exons ATGTACAGCAATGTCTATCTTCTTTATTCAGCAAGATTCCACTTCAAACTCTTACAAGTGTTGATGA ACACAGTCATGGCATGTGCAGTCAGTCCAAATGGAGACAGGATATATTTGACAAATGAGCACAGTAACCAGCTGATCACACTGTCCACTATCCACTGCACAGTGATCTCCAAACTGGATTTAAATGTGCTGAAGACGAGTTCTGAATTAGCCCAACCTGCCCATCATGGCCTCCATGTAACAGACATGGGGAACGTCCCGATGTGTGGGAGCGTGTCTCCGAATTCAATTGTCCAGGTGGACAAACATGGGATAGAGGTACTGGCAACTGTTCTGACTGAAGAAGATGGAGTCAAAAGTCCGACATCTGTCTACTACAGTCAACAAACTGGCTCACTGATTGTGGAAATGTGA